A genomic stretch from Flavobacterium humidisoli includes:
- a CDS encoding RNA recognition motif domain-containing protein, whose protein sequence is MNIFVGSLPFSIEEADLRESFEAYGTVDSVKIITDKFTGRSKGFGFVEMPNDSEAQKAIDELNGAVVSGRTIVVNKSEPKPEGERRSFNNNRGGDSRGSYGNNRGGNDRGNRGGY, encoded by the coding sequence ATGAATATTTTTGTTGGAAGCCTTCCATTCAGTATTGAGGAAGCAGATTTAAGAGAGTCTTTTGAGGCTTATGGAACAGTTGACTCTGTTAAAATTATTACTGATAAATTTACTGGAAGAAGTAAAGGCTTTGGTTTTGTTGAAATGCCAAATGATAGCGAAGCTCAGAAAGCTATCGACGAATTGAACGGTGCTGTTGTTTCAGGACGTACAATTGTTGTAAACAAGTCTGAGCCAAAACCAGAAGGCGAAAGAAGAAGTTTTAATAACAACCGTGGAGGAGACTCTCGTGGAAGTTATGGAAACAACCGTGGAGGAAATGACCGCGGAAACAGAGGAGGATATTAA
- a CDS encoding DUF6252 family protein: MKKYFYFLSFLLLLISCTEDVRFNNPAFQTLKDNNFWRAQAYEAGTESNGTFVIHGSLGYEQISFKLPAPIVKTYVLGLDDITIAIYKNTYKGQEAEFSTGVAKGSGQIVVTEYNTDEKTISGTFKFTVVNTDPSAEKQEMHFSEGVFYKIPVAPEGNFVPVD; this comes from the coding sequence ATGAAAAAATACTTTTACTTTTTATCATTTTTACTTTTACTTATCTCTTGTACAGAAGATGTAAGATTTAATAATCCAGCTTTTCAGACTTTAAAAGACAATAATTTTTGGAGGGCTCAAGCTTATGAAGCAGGAACAGAATCGAATGGAACTTTTGTTATACACGGTTCTCTAGGGTATGAACAAATAAGTTTTAAACTTCCTGCGCCAATCGTAAAGACCTATGTTTTAGGCTTAGATGATATTACAATAGCTATTTACAAAAACACTTATAAAGGACAAGAAGCAGAATTTAGTACGGGAGTTGCCAAAGGAAGCGGGCAAATTGTCGTGACGGAATATAATACGGACGAAAAAACTATTTCGGGAACCTTTAAATTTACTGTAGTTAATACTGATCCTAGTGCTGAGAAGCAAGAAATGCACTTTTCGGAAGGTGTTTTTTACAAAATTCCGGTTGCTCCAGAAGGAAATTTTGTTCCTGTTGATTAG
- a CDS encoding alpha-isopropylmalate synthase regulatory domain-containing protein, with the protein MEKRKIEIMDTTLRDGEQTSGVSFSAAEKLTIAQLLLEELNIDRIEIASARVSEGEFQAVKGITSWAEERGYINRIEVLTFVDGGVSIEWMKKAGAKVQNLLTKGSMNHLTHQLKKTPEQHFSEIAQAITSAKENNIETNVYLEDWSNGMRNSPDYVFQFLDFLATQPIKRVLLPDTLGVLIPSLTFEFISKIRAKYPNIHFDFHAHNDYDLSVANVMEAVKAGINGLHVTVNGMGERAGNAPLESTVAVINDYMPEASINIKETSLYSVSKLVETFTGYRIPANKPIVGDNVFTQTAGIHADGDNKNNLYFNDLLPERFGRKRKYALGKTSGKANIEKNLQELGLKLNNEDLKLVTQRIIELGDKKETVTKEDLPYIISDVLDSHTYEEKITINSYMLVHSKGMRPSTTLSLNLNGEIIEENAQGDGQFDAFMNALSKIYKQKKLTLPKLIDYAVRIPPGSSSDALCETIITWVNNGKEFKTRGLDSDQTVAAIIATQKMLNIIT; encoded by the coding sequence AAAATTGAAATAATGGATACGACACTTCGTGATGGTGAACAAACCTCTGGAGTATCATTTTCTGCTGCAGAAAAACTGACCATTGCGCAATTGTTGTTGGAGGAATTAAATATTGATAGAATCGAAATTGCTTCGGCGCGCGTGAGCGAAGGAGAATTCCAAGCCGTAAAAGGCATTACTTCTTGGGCCGAAGAGCGTGGCTATATTAACAGAATTGAAGTTCTGACGTTTGTTGATGGAGGAGTTTCAATTGAATGGATGAAAAAAGCAGGTGCCAAAGTTCAGAATTTATTGACCAAAGGCTCAATGAATCACTTAACGCATCAATTAAAAAAAACGCCAGAACAGCACTTTTCCGAAATTGCTCAGGCAATAACATCAGCTAAAGAAAATAATATTGAAACTAATGTTTATCTGGAAGACTGGAGCAACGGAATGCGAAATTCTCCAGATTATGTTTTTCAATTTCTAGATTTCTTAGCAACTCAGCCAATAAAAAGAGTTTTACTTCCTGATACTTTAGGCGTTTTAATTCCCTCTCTAACTTTTGAGTTTATTTCAAAAATCAGAGCAAAATATCCAAACATTCACTTTGATTTCCACGCACATAACGACTACGATTTAAGCGTTGCCAATGTTATGGAAGCTGTAAAAGCTGGTATAAACGGCCTTCACGTTACCGTAAACGGAATGGGAGAACGTGCCGGAAATGCACCGCTTGAAAGTACTGTAGCTGTAATAAATGATTATATGCCGGAAGCGAGCATCAATATCAAAGAAACTTCTTTGTATTCTGTAAGCAAACTAGTTGAAACTTTTACAGGTTATAGAATTCCAGCTAACAAACCAATTGTAGGCGATAACGTTTTTACGCAGACTGCCGGAATTCACGCCGATGGTGACAACAAAAACAATTTATATTTTAACGATTTACTTCCAGAACGTTTTGGGAGAAAAAGAAAATACGCTCTCGGAAAAACTTCTGGAAAAGCCAATATCGAAAAGAATCTTCAGGAATTAGGTTTAAAATTAAACAACGAAGATTTGAAATTGGTGACCCAAAGAATTATCGAACTAGGTGACAAAAAAGAAACCGTAACAAAAGAAGATCTTCCATACATTATTTCGGATGTTTTGGACAGTCATACTTACGAAGAAAAAATAACTATAAATTCTTATATGCTGGTTCATTCTAAAGGAATGCGCCCATCTACGACTTTATCTTTAAATTTAAACGGAGAAATAATCGAAGAAAATGCACAAGGAGACGGTCAGTTTGATGCTTTCATGAATGCATTGTCTAAAATTTACAAACAAAAGAAATTAACACTGCCAAAATTAATTGATTATGCAGTAAGAATCCCTCCAGGAAGTAGTTCTGATGCGTTGTGCGAAACTATTATTACATGGGTCAATAACGGAAAAGAATTCAAAACCCGCGGATTAGATTCAGATCAAACTGTTGCAGCTATTATTGCAACGCAAAAAATGCTTAATATAATTACCTAA
- the leuB gene encoding 3-isopropylmalate dehydrogenase: protein MKLNIALLAGDGIGPEVINEAVKVSDAIAKKFGHEITWKPALTGAAAIDAVGEPYPDATHEVCKNADAVLFGAIGHPKYDNDPSAPVRPEQGLLKMRKALGLFANVRPTFTFPSLLDKSPLKRERIEGTDLVFLRELTGGIYFGEKGRRDNGDTAFDNCVYTRAEVQRLAKKGFELAMTRSKKLCCVDKANVLETSRLWRETVQAMEKDYPEVEVSYEFVDAVAMRLVQWPNSYDVLITENLFGDILTDEASVISGSMGLMPSASMGAEVSLFEPIHGSYPQATGLNIANPMATILSAAMMFENFGLMEEGKAMRDAVNKALEAGVVTEDLANGGKAYGTKEVGDWLAANV, encoded by the coding sequence ATGAAATTAAACATAGCCCTTTTAGCCGGAGACGGAATCGGACCAGAAGTAATAAATGAAGCAGTAAAAGTATCTGATGCTATTGCCAAAAAATTCGGACATGAAATCACTTGGAAACCAGCTTTAACTGGAGCTGCTGCAATTGATGCGGTAGGAGAACCTTATCCAGATGCAACACATGAAGTTTGTAAAAATGCTGATGCAGTTCTTTTTGGAGCAATTGGCCACCCTAAATATGACAATGATCCTTCTGCACCTGTAAGACCAGAACAAGGTTTGTTAAAAATGCGTAAAGCATTAGGTTTGTTTGCAAACGTAAGACCAACTTTTACATTCCCTTCGTTATTAGATAAATCTCCATTAAAAAGAGAAAGAATTGAAGGAACTGACTTAGTTTTCTTAAGAGAATTAACTGGCGGAATTTACTTTGGTGAAAAAGGAAGAAGAGACAATGGTGATACTGCATTTGACAACTGTGTTTACACAAGAGCTGAAGTGCAGCGTTTGGCTAAAAAAGGTTTCGAATTAGCAATGACACGTTCTAAAAAATTATGTTGTGTTGATAAAGCTAACGTTCTAGAAACTTCACGTTTATGGAGAGAAACAGTTCAGGCAATGGAAAAAGATTATCCAGAAGTTGAAGTAAGCTACGAATTTGTTGATGCGGTTGCTATGCGTTTGGTACAATGGCCAAACTCTTATGATGTATTGATTACTGAAAACTTATTTGGAGATATTTTAACAGACGAAGCTTCTGTAATTTCTGGTTCAATGGGATTAATGCCTTCTGCTTCTATGGGAGCTGAAGTATCTTTGTTTGAACCTATTCACGGTTCATATCCACAAGCTACAGGATTAAACATTGCCAACCCAATGGCTACTATTTTATCTGCTGCTATGATGTTCGAAAACTTCGGATTGATGGAAGAAGGAAAAGCAATGAGAGATGCGGTAAACAAGGCTCTAGAAGCTGGAGTAGTTACCGAAGATTTAGCCAATGGAGGCAAAGCATACGGTACTAAAGAAGTTGGTGACTGGTTAGCTGCGAATGTATAA